The window GGATCATTCGCGAGTCGGCCCTGGGTGCGAACGCCTTCGTTCCCGGTCACCTGCCCGATTGGGAAGGCTGGGAGGACTCGGCGGTTGCGCCTGAAAAAATCGGCTCCTATCTGCGCGATCTCAAAAAGCTGTACGACCGCTACAACTATCACTCTGCGATGTACGGACATTTTGGCCAGGGATGTGTCCACAACCGTGTGGACTTCGATCTGCTAACTGAAGCCGGCATCAAAAAGTGGCGCGCCTTCATGGAGGAAGCCACCGACCTGGTGGTCAGTTACGGCGGATCGCTTTCCGGCGAACACGGTGATGGCCAAGCGCGCGCTGAATTTCTCTACAAGATGTTTGGGCCGGAGTTGGTGGAGGCCTTTCGCGAATTTAAATCAATTTGGGACCCGGACTGGAAGATGAATCCGGGCAAGGTGGTTGATCCCTATCGTATAGATGAAAACCTCCGCTTGGGGACGAATTATCGCCCCTGGGAACCAGCGACCCACTTTAAATTTCCTGAAGATCAGGGCAGCTTCGCTCGCGCCACTTTGCGCTGTGTCGGTGTAGGGAAGTGTCGCCGCGCGGCGGGTGAAGGTGAGCAGGACACTATGTGTCCCAGCTTCATGGTTACCCATGAAGAGGAGCACAGCACGCGAGGCCGCGCTCACCTGCTGTGGGAGATGCTGCACGCTGAGGTCATCAAAGACGGTTGGCGCAGTGAGAACGTCAAGGAAGCACTCGATCTTTGTCTCGCATGCAAAGGCTGCAAAGGCGATTGTCCGGTCAACGTAGACGTAGCGACCTACAAGGCCGAATTTCTATCGCACTATTGGCAAGGAAGGCTGCGGCCGCGTCACGCCTACGCATTTGGCTGGATTGACAAGTGGGCCCACCTGGCATCAATCGCGCCCGGGTTTGTAAATCTGCTTACCCGGGCTCCGGTAATCAGTTCATTAGCGAAGGTTGCAGCCGGCGTCTCACAGCAGCGCCCGATTCCCGCATTTGCGCGGGAGACATTCAAGGCACGGTTCGAGAGACGGGGAGTCCGCAATCAAGGCTCACCGCGCGTAATTCTTTGGCCAGACACGTTCAACAACTATTTTCTTCCGCAAACTGCCCATGCCGCGGTGGAGGTATTGGAAAGCGCGGGACATCAGGTTGTCGTGCCGAGGCAACATCTCTGCTGCGGCCGCCCGCTCTACGATTATGGATTTCTCGACATGGCCAAGTCTTATTTGCAGCGGATCATCGCGACTCTAGCCGACGAAATTGCTGCCGGCACACCCATGGTGGTGCTGGAGCCGAGTTGTTGCTCGGTTTTCCGCGATGAGATAAGCAGCCTTCTTCCCGATTTACCTGAAGCTAAAAAGCTGAAGGAGAGTACGTTTACCATCGCAGAATTTATTGAGAAAGATCCTGAAGCTTTTCAGTTTTCCAGGCTGAATAGCCAGGCAATCGTACAAGGGCACTGTCATCACAAGGCGGTGATGCGCCTGAGGGAAGAAAAATCTGTAATGGACCGAATGGGACTTGATTACAAGCTCCTGGAATCCGGTTGCTGTGGGATGGCCGGCTCATTCGGCTACGAAGCAGACAAATTTGATATTTCGAACCAAATTGGCGAGCGGGTGCTGTTGCCAGAGGTTCGCAAAGCAGCGTCGAGTACCCTGATCATCGCCGACGGTTTCAGTTGCAAGAGTCAGATCGAGCACGCGACCAAACGCCGGGCGTTTCATCTGGCTGAGGTCCTGCAACTCGCCATGCACGCTCCTCAGTGATTTAGATAGATGCCACAATTTTCTCCCGCTGCGCTCTCGGATGTGCGCCTCCTGGCCGCCTACGCAATCTTTTCAGCTAGTTATCTGGTATTCGCTCTCGGCAAGTTTCCAGGAATGAAGATTGATCGCCCGGGCGCCGCCATCATAGGCGCAGTGCTGATGGTGGCATTCCGCATCGTTCCGCCCTCGCAAGCGTTGCGGTTCATAGATTTCGGTACCCTGGTGCTGCTTTTCTCCATGATGTTGATTGTCGGAAATCTGCGCCTGGTGGGTTTCTTCGAATGGATTACTGAACTGGTTCTGCGCCGCCTAAGGCCAAAGCACCTACTGCCCACGGTGATTTTTACTTCCGGTTTGCTTTCCGCCTTCTTTGTCAACGACATCATCTGCCTGGTCATGGTGCCGTTCGTGCTGGCGGTAGCCCGCCGGATGAAGGTGCAACCGCTCCCGTATCTGCTGGCGGTCGCCACTGCTTCAAATATCGGGAGCGTGGCCACAATTACTGGAAATCCGCAGAACATGCTGATCGGTTCCTTTTCCCGCATTTCCTATAGGGATTTTCTCGCCCACCTCGCTCCTGTGGCGCTGGTCGGATTGGCAATAGATTGGGCAATGCTGCACTGGCTTTGCCTGCCGCACGAGCCTGCCGAAGCGCTGGCCGTTCAGGCCGTCCCGCTGCAGCGCCCCCCGGCTTCTAGTCTGACAAAGCCCGCCATTGTAGTAGCAGCCGTTGTCGTAGGTTTCTTTGCTGGTGTTCCGCCGGCCACCATGGCCGCTCTCGGGGCGGCAACACTGCTCATTACGCGCACCCTGGATCCCCGCCAACTCTACGATGAAGTTGACTGGGGCCTTTTAGTCTTCTTTGTCGGGCTGTTTCTGATCGTTGGAGGCGCGGAGAACGCGGGAATTGTGTCCTGGCTCCTTGACATCGGTCGTCACTGGAATCTCCAGCACTCCGGCGTGTTCACAGTGGTGACTGCGATTCTGAGCAATCTAGTCAGCAATGTCCCCGCGGTAATGCTGCTCAAGTCACTGGTACCTGGCTTCGCGAATCCCCACACGGGTTGGCTTGTCCTTGCTATGGCCAGCACTCTCGCCGGCAATCTGACCATCACTGGTTCCGTGGCCAACATCATTGTGGTGGAGAGCGCGCGGCCTGAGGTCCACATCAGTTTTCGCGACTACTTCCGCGTAGGGCTGCCGGTTACCACAGCAACTTTGCTCTTCGGCTGGACTTTTCTCATGCTCGTTCATTGACCGAGAGCCGCGCCGCCTCTGGTTTATTCCTCACGGTGTATACTCGGTCGCCCAGACCACAGATTGTGAAAAGAGGAAGCGATGATTCGACGCAGATTCTCGTTCAGCACAATATTTCGCATGTCCATCGGATGGGTCGCGCTCGCGGGGTTGGCTCTGCTGACGCCCGCCTTCGCCCAAACCTCCAAGACCGTCACTTATCACGCCACCATGAATGACGTGAAGTACACCTATGGACCTGCGACGCCGGTTGCGCGTCTGCAGTCGGGCGACATTCTGGAGACCAACACCGTAGACGCTTTTGGCAATGCACTGCAGAAGCCTGGAGACACTCTGAGCATGGTGAAGGGAGACAATCCCCTGACCGGCCCATTTTTCGTCCAGGGCGCTGAGCCGGGAGACACGCTGGCGGTAAAGTTCCTCGACATCCAGGTAGATGGCAACCAGGGAGTAGGCGCATTCGCGCCGGGATTCGGTGCTATCAATCCCACCGACTACACCCCCATGATCACGCAACCTGTTCCGGAAAAAATCTGGTACTACCCGATTGACCATGCCACTAACACTGGCACGTTTCGCGCGCTTGATTCGGATTTCTCAGTCAAAATTCCGCTGCACCCTTTCTTCGGCTGCATCGGGGTCGCCCCCGCCGGCGGTGAGGCGCGGAGCTCCATAGTGCCTGCTGAATTCGGTGGCAACATGGACTCCCCCGAGGCCAGCGTAGGAAACACTCTTTACCTTCCTGTAAATGTGC of the Terriglobales bacterium genome contains:
- a CDS encoding FAD-binding and (Fe-S)-binding domain-containing protein — encoded protein: MPETSAGKPTLISQSQPALWRNPIQVDSRALEAALRKEVEGEVRFDEGSRAAYSMDASNYRQVPIGVVVPKSKQDVIQTIAACRKFGAPVLSRGGGTSLAGQCCNVAIVIDWTKYLHHILEIDPARKFARVEPGTICDALCSAARPHRLTWGPDPATHTHCTFGGMIGNNSCGVHSQMAGKAVENVIEMEILLYDGTTMKVGWMTDGEMDDAIRQGGRGGDIYARLKSLRARYAKLVKERYPNIPRRVSGYNLDQLFPNENGRFNIARSLVGTESTCVTMLEAKVQLIYSPPERVLLVLGYPDIYQAADAVAEIVTFSPIGLEGFDEILTTNIQKKGLPQREYLPFLPAGRGWLLVEFGGETKAEATEQARRLMKAIGSRAEMKLFTDRAEQRKLWIIRESALGANAFVPGHLPDWEGWEDSAVAPEKIGSYLRDLKKLYDRYNYHSAMYGHFGQGCVHNRVDFDLLTEAGIKKWRAFMEEATDLVVSYGGSLSGEHGDGQARAEFLYKMFGPELVEAFREFKSIWDPDWKMNPGKVVDPYRIDENLRLGTNYRPWEPATHFKFPEDQGSFARATLRCVGVGKCRRAAGEGEQDTMCPSFMVTHEEEHSTRGRAHLLWEMLHAEVIKDGWRSENVKEALDLCLACKGCKGDCPVNVDVATYKAEFLSHYWQGRLRPRHAYAFGWIDKWAHLASIAPGFVNLLTRAPVISSLAKVAAGVSQQRPIPAFARETFKARFERRGVRNQGSPRVILWPDTFNNYFLPQTAHAAVEVLESAGHQVVVPRQHLCCGRPLYDYGFLDMAKSYLQRIIATLADEIAAGTPMVVLEPSCCSVFRDEISSLLPDLPEAKKLKESTFTIAEFIEKDPEAFQFSRLNSQAIVQGHCHHKAVMRLREEKSVMDRMGLDYKLLESGCCGMAGSFGYEADKFDISNQIGERVLLPEVRKAASSTLIIADGFSCKSQIEHATKRRAFHLAEVLQLAMHAPQ
- a CDS encoding anion transporter, with amino-acid sequence MPQFSPAALSDVRLLAAYAIFSASYLVFALGKFPGMKIDRPGAAIIGAVLMVAFRIVPPSQALRFIDFGTLVLLFSMMLIVGNLRLVGFFEWITELVLRRLRPKHLLPTVIFTSGLLSAFFVNDIICLVMVPFVLAVARRMKVQPLPYLLAVATASNIGSVATITGNPQNMLIGSFSRISYRDFLAHLAPVALVGLAIDWAMLHWLCLPHEPAEALAVQAVPLQRPPASSLTKPAIVVAAVVVGFFAGVPPATMAALGAATLLITRTLDPRQLYDEVDWGLLVFFVGLFLIVGGAENAGIVSWLLDIGRHWNLQHSGVFTVVTAILSNLVSNVPAVMLLKSLVPGFANPHTGWLVLAMASTLAGNLTITGSVANIIVVESARPEVHISFRDYFRVGLPVTTATLLFGWTFLMLVH
- a CDS encoding acetamidase/formamidase family protein, producing MIRRRFSFSTIFRMSIGWVALAGLALLTPAFAQTSKTVTYHATMNDVKYTYGPATPVARLQSGDILETNTVDAFGNALQKPGDTLSMVKGDNPLTGPFFVQGAEPGDTLAVKFLDIQVDGNQGVGAFAPGFGAINPTDYTPMITQPVPEKIWYYPIDHATNTGTFRALDSDFSVKIPLHPFFGCIGVAPAGGEARSSIVPAEFGGNMDSPEASVGNTLYLPVNVPGALLYMGDGHAAMGDGEIAGTAIEVPLRARMQVSVIKGQRIKWPRFENESSIMAVGAYRPLDDCLRIAFTELVHWIHNDYGLSELDTYELLSKVARIHLNEMVDPNYVIVASIEKKYLPPKKKP